The genomic interval ACATGAAACTTTTGTTGCGATTGGTATACATCCCCAAAACATGGCTTCGGCAATAGCTTTAGGCCAACCTTCACTTTTAGATGGCAAGATTACAAAATGGCTTTCCTGATATGCTTTTTTTAAAATTTCTTTTGTTTGATTCCCATTTAATATAATAACATTTTCAAGTTTATTATTTTTAATATAATTCTCTAAAGCACTTCGTTCAACACCTTCTCCGTATATATCTAAAATGGCGTTATTCCCTTTTTTAATAAATTTTTCAACCAGATTAACCGCATACATTGGATTTTTTCCTAAAACTAAACTCCCTACAAAAATAAATTTTACAACTGGCCTTAAAGGTATTTTTTGTATTTGAGTTTTTTCAATTTCAGAATAAGTTGCTGTAAAAAAAGATTTGATATTTTTGGATTGTTTTTCCCAATCTCCATATACCAAAACTGTCATATTTTTAGTCAAAAAGGTATTATTTAAAATATATTTTTGCAATTTATAAGTCCATGGCTGTTTACTTTTAGGATCCCAATTTCCAGCATATTTTGCTGTTTTTATTTTTTTAGGAAATAATATTTGAACAAAACAACCTATGAGCCCCATATTTCCGGGACACCTTAAATGAATATGATCTGCATTTTTCATTGTCCAAAATATTTTCCAAATAATTATTGGAATTTTGAACATAGAAAAAATAATATTTTTAAAACTTATAAAACTAAAATCTGGTACTTTTTTAAATTCGATTTGATTATGAAAATAAGGAATATCGATAGTTGTTGGATTATCTTTTCTCGAATGAGCAACTATAGCTACCTGATCAACATATTTCAACCATATATTCATTTCTCGTACATATGGTGAATAGCCAAAAAATTGGCAATTCTTTTCGATATGGTTTACATTTGTAATTATTACAAATTTCATTTCAATATTTCTTTAGAAAAATTCAAACAATACTTTTCCATCGTAAATATTTCTGAAAAAGTTTCTCTGGCATTGAGAGCCATTTGTTGTTGATTGCCAAAATTATCTTCTACTCTTTTTAAAAGTAGAGTTATAGATTCTACTGTTGCATCAAATTTGAAACATTCTTCACCATCTTTTAAATAATGCGATAATCCTGTTGTATTTGATATAAGCAAAGGAGTCTTATTCATAAGAGATTCAATTCCTACCATATTTAGAGCGTCTACTTTTGACGGTATTATTGTAAAATGAGTATTCTTTAAATATTCATCAACTTCATTGTATTGTAATGCTCCTATATAAAAAATATCCGGCTGATTTATTATTAGCTTATTAATTTCTAATTCACAATTTCCGCTACCCGCAATATTCAAAATCATTCTGGATTTTTTATTGTGATTTTTATAGATTATAAATGCTTGTATTAACTCTATTATGCCTTTTGAAACAGCAAGTCTTCCTAAAAAAGAAATAATGATTTTATCACTTTTTATAGCTTCCTTGCTTAAAAACCTATCTTTCATTGGATTTAAAATGACTAATCCATTTTTTGAATTATAGTTTTTCTCAAAATCTTTTAGAGCCAATTCTGAAGGACATACTATTACATCACAAAAGAATTTATAAAACATTTTTTTACGCAAGAATAGGATCTTTCTTTTAAATGTAGAGGTATTTTGATTATCTAAATTGATTTGTTCCATCAAAGTATGATAATATGCAAAAGTTTTAACTTTAGTAAATGATAGTAATTTTGAAATCCCAATAGTAATATTTGCTCCAACAAAATGACCAACCACCATATTAGGCTTGTACATAAAATACAATTTAGCAAACCAAATAGCATCTTTTATAGAAGTTGGGCGTTTTTCTGATGGCCACGAATAAATTATTAATTCTCCTTTATCTTTTTTAATTTGTTTTTTTTCTGAAAAAAAAGGGCGATAAGAAATAAAAACAACTCTGTTGCCAAGATCTGCCAGATAATGAGCTAATGAATAGCTAATTACAGCAAATGAGTTTTCATTATAATTATGAGCTATTAAAATAGTCTTCATAAACTTTAGTTATATTTTGGATGTTGTTGAGTCAAGACTAATAAAATTTAAGAAAT from Flavobacterium sp. carries:
- a CDS encoding glycosyltransferase; translation: MKFVIITNVNHIEKNCQFFGYSPYVREMNIWLKYVDQVAIVAHSRKDNPTTIDIPYFHNQIEFKKVPDFSFISFKNIIFSMFKIPIIIWKIFWTMKNADHIHLRCPGNMGLIGCFVQILFPKKIKTAKYAGNWDPKSKQPWTYKLQKYILNNTFLTKNMTVLVYGDWEKQSKNIKSFFTATYSEIEKTQIQKIPLRPVVKFIFVGSLVLGKNPMYAVNLVEKFIKKGNNAILDIYGEGVERSALENYIKNNKLENVIILNGNQTKEILKKAYQESHFVILPSKSEGWPKAIAEAMFWGCIPIATKVSCIPFMLDYGKRGVLIEFDLDNDVKKINNFLDNELFIEMSGKVSDWSQYYTTDIFEFEIKKMLGK
- a CDS encoding glycosyltransferase family 4 protein; translation: MKTILIAHNYNENSFAVISYSLAHYLADLGNRVVFISYRPFFSEKKQIKKDKGELIIYSWPSEKRPTSIKDAIWFAKLYFMYKPNMVVGHFVGANITIGISKLLSFTKVKTFAYYHTLMEQINLDNQNTSTFKRKILFLRKKMFYKFFCDVIVCPSELALKDFEKNYNSKNGLVILNPMKDRFLSKEAIKSDKIIISFLGRLAVSKGIIELIQAFIIYKNHNKKSRMILNIAGSGNCELEINKLIINQPDIFYIGALQYNEVDEYLKNTHFTIIPSKVDALNMVGIESLMNKTPLLISNTTGLSHYLKDGEECFKFDATVESITLLLKRVEDNFGNQQQMALNARETFSEIFTMEKYCLNFSKEILK